A window of the Pseudomonas furukawaii genome harbors these coding sequences:
- a CDS encoding FadR/GntR family transcriptional regulator, with translation MDYQTPKPRKSMHARIVQELGMHIVSGRFKPEEKLPLEATLCEEYKVSRPVLREATRVLTAKGLVYSRPRVGTVVRPRNEWHLLDPDVLYWLVQSTPQSEFFNTLVGVRRILEPEIAALAATTATDEDIAAIEDAYQRMEAAQTREQMLQPDLDFHRAIAEATHNDLLAYMCNMLSLPLRESITVTNLRPNTQQLSLPRHKAILTAIKNRDALGARHASLVQLDDTRVALDTVMNELTPL, from the coding sequence ATGGATTACCAGACACCCAAGCCCCGCAAGAGCATGCACGCCCGCATCGTCCAGGAACTGGGCATGCACATCGTTTCCGGCCGCTTCAAGCCCGAGGAAAAGCTTCCCCTGGAAGCCACGCTCTGTGAGGAATACAAGGTCAGTCGACCGGTATTGCGGGAAGCCACACGCGTGCTGACCGCCAAGGGTCTCGTGTATTCCAGGCCCCGCGTGGGCACCGTCGTGCGTCCGCGCAACGAGTGGCACCTGCTGGACCCGGACGTCCTCTACTGGCTGGTGCAGAGCACGCCCCAGAGCGAGTTCTTCAACACCCTGGTGGGCGTGCGGCGGATCCTCGAACCGGAGATCGCCGCCCTGGCCGCGACCACCGCGACGGACGAGGACATCGCCGCCATCGAGGACGCCTACCAGCGCATGGAAGCCGCCCAGACCCGCGAGCAGATGCTGCAGCCGGACCTGGATTTCCACCGCGCCATCGCCGAGGCCACCCACAACGACCTGCTGGCCTACATGTGCAACATGCTCTCGCTGCCCCTGCGCGAATCCATCACCGTCACCAACCTGCGACCCAATACCCAGCAGCTCAGCCTGCCGCGCCACAAGGCCATCCTCACCGCCATCAAGAATCGCGACGCCCTCGGCGCCCGGCATGCCTCCCTGGTGCAGCTGGACGACACCCGCGTCGCCCTCGATACCGTGATGAACGAACTGACGCCGCTCTGA
- a CDS encoding alpha/beta fold hydrolase: MSRSPRTRQSASRKRPQDESSATAEQELIGTASHQTLAGAPLVGVRGADLAGSAATLLKGVVKSPLQAGRHLGDYLKALGGILDGTSTLEPPPKDKRFADPAWQSNPFLRALLQSYLAGREELERFIDSTDLAPLEKNRARFVASLLADALAPSNSPLTNPAALRKLVDTGGMSLARGLRHFTRDLLHNRGLPTQVDSSPFTLGENIASARGEVVFRNEMFELLQFAPTTGTVYGRPLVMSPPQINKYYAIDLSPEKSLVRWIQDSGVNLFVISWRNPTREHRDWGLSDYALCLDQAVEVARSITGSPDVNMWGSCSGGITLAAYLGWLAARGEGHKVANTCWAVCVLDMPSALDDTTLGLFTSPAALRAAKASSRRKGVLSGQDMARMFAWMRPNDLIWNYWVNNYLLGNSPPAFDILAWNNDTTRLPAQLHADYLDLVQQNPYSNPGSLEIAGEAIDMSRVQVGAYVVGGTTDHITPWQGCYRTARLFGADATYVLSNAGHLQSLVNPPGNPRSFYYAAPAREDDPQTWLQNAGERQSGSWWPHWRTWIQARSGDSRPAPKKLGSRKYPPLCPAPGTYVREH, translated from the coding sequence ATGAGCAGATCCCCCCGTACCAGACAGTCCGCGTCCCGCAAACGCCCCCAGGACGAATCGTCCGCGACCGCCGAACAGGAACTGATCGGCACCGCCAGCCACCAGACGCTCGCCGGCGCCCCCCTGGTCGGCGTGCGCGGCGCGGACCTGGCCGGTTCCGCCGCGACCCTGCTCAAGGGCGTGGTCAAGTCGCCCCTCCAGGCCGGCAGGCACCTGGGGGATTACCTGAAGGCCCTGGGCGGCATCCTCGACGGCACGTCCACCCTGGAACCGCCCCCCAAGGACAAGCGCTTCGCCGACCCCGCCTGGCAATCCAATCCCTTCCTTCGCGCCCTGCTGCAGAGCTACCTGGCCGGCCGCGAGGAGCTGGAGCGCTTCATCGACTCCACCGACCTGGCGCCCCTGGAGAAGAACCGTGCGCGCTTCGTCGCCTCGCTGCTGGCCGATGCGCTGGCGCCCAGCAACTCGCCACTGACCAACCCGGCGGCGCTGCGCAAGCTGGTGGACACCGGAGGCATGAGCCTGGCGCGGGGCCTGCGCCACTTCACCCGCGACCTGCTGCACAACCGGGGACTTCCGACCCAGGTAGACAGCTCGCCCTTCACCCTGGGCGAGAACATCGCCAGCGCCAGGGGCGAGGTAGTGTTCCGCAACGAGATGTTCGAGCTGCTGCAGTTCGCCCCGACCACGGGAACCGTCTACGGACGGCCGCTGGTGATGTCGCCGCCGCAGATCAACAAGTACTACGCCATCGACCTGTCGCCGGAGAAGAGCCTGGTCCGCTGGATCCAGGACAGCGGCGTGAACCTCTTCGTCATCAGCTGGCGCAACCCCACCCGCGAGCACCGCGACTGGGGGCTCTCCGACTACGCCCTCTGCCTGGACCAGGCCGTCGAAGTGGCCCGAAGCATCACCGGCAGCCCTGACGTGAACATGTGGGGCTCCTGCTCCGGCGGCATCACCCTGGCGGCCTACCTGGGCTGGCTGGCGGCACGGGGCGAAGGGCACAAGGTGGCCAACACCTGCTGGGCGGTGTGCGTACTGGACATGCCCTCGGCCCTGGACGACACCACCCTCGGCCTGTTCACCAGCCCCGCCGCCTTGCGCGCGGCCAAGGCCAGCTCGCGGCGCAAGGGCGTGCTCAGCGGCCAGGACATGGCCCGCATGTTCGCCTGGATGCGCCCCAACGACCTGATCTGGAACTACTGGGTCAACAACTACCTGCTGGGCAACAGCCCGCCCGCCTTCGACATCCTCGCCTGGAACAACGACACCACGCGGCTGCCGGCGCAACTCCACGCCGACTACCTCGACCTGGTGCAGCAGAATCCCTACAGCAACCCGGGCAGCCTGGAAATCGCCGGCGAAGCCATCGACATGAGCCGCGTGCAGGTGGGTGCCTACGTGGTGGGTGGCACCACCGACCACATCACCCCCTGGCAGGGCTGCTACCGCACCGCGCGCCTGTTCGGCGCCGACGCCACCTACGTCCTCTCCAATGCCGGCCACTTGCAGAGCCTGGTCAACCCACCCGGCAATCCCCGGTCCTTCTACTACGCGGCGCCGGCCCGGGAGGACGACCCGCAGACCTGGCTGCAGAACGCCGGTGAGCGCCAGTCGGGCAGTTGGTGGCCCCATTGGCGCACCTGGATCCAGGCGCGCTCGGGGGATAGCCGGCCGGCGCCGAAGAAGTTGGGCTCGCGCAAGTACCCGCCCCTCTGCCCCGCTCCGGGAACCTATGTAAGGGAGCACTGA
- a CDS encoding TlpA family protein disulfide reductase, producing the protein MLTLNLGPLALALPHVLILGSLLLASLAGWWTGRRSGQNPERWLFRLLLAALLVARLAFVVTYIEHFQAEPWRIIDIRDGGFIAWPGVIAALSLGALLLWRRTELRKPLGIALVVGFASWGLGQLTLQAFERGTRLPELVLRDRAGRPVALESHLGRPLVVNLWATWCPPCRREMPVLAEAQSAHPETRFLFVNQGESAEEVQRFLESHGLSLDAVLLDSGARLGQQVGSMALPTTLFYDAEGRQVGSHLGELSRASLARALESLDTRARPGTAPP; encoded by the coding sequence ATGCTGACCCTCAACCTTGGCCCTCTGGCCCTTGCCCTGCCCCACGTACTGATCCTCGGCAGTTTGTTGCTCGCCTCCCTGGCTGGCTGGTGGACGGGCAGGCGCAGCGGACAGAACCCCGAACGCTGGCTGTTCCGCCTGCTGCTGGCGGCGCTGCTGGTGGCACGGCTGGCCTTCGTGGTCACCTACATCGAGCATTTCCAGGCCGAGCCCTGGCGCATCATCGATATCCGCGACGGCGGTTTCATCGCCTGGCCGGGCGTGATTGCCGCGCTATCCCTGGGAGCTCTGCTGCTCTGGCGTCGGACCGAGCTGCGCAAACCGCTGGGCATCGCCCTGGTGGTGGGATTCGCCAGCTGGGGCCTGGGCCAGCTCACCTTGCAGGCGTTCGAGCGGGGCACCCGCCTGCCGGAGCTGGTCCTGCGCGACCGCGCCGGCCGTCCCGTCGCCCTGGAAAGCCATCTGGGCCGTCCCTTGGTGGTGAACCTCTGGGCCACCTGGTGCCCGCCCTGCCGGCGGGAGATGCCGGTACTGGCCGAGGCCCAGTCCGCGCATCCCGAAACGCGCTTCCTGTTCGTCAACCAGGGTGAGTCGGCGGAGGAGGTCCAGCGCTTCCTGGAAAGCCACGGCCTGTCCCTGGACGCTGTCCTGCTGGACAGCGGCGCGCGCCTCGGCCAGCAGGTGGGTTCCATGGCCCTTCCCACCACTCTCTTCTACGACGCCGAGGGCCGCCAGGTCGGCAGCCACCTCGGCGAACTCTCGCGGGCGAGCCTGGCCCGTGCCCTGGAATCCCTGGACACGCGCGCCAGGCCCGGCACCGCGCCCCCGTAG
- a CDS encoding aldehyde dehydrogenase (NADP(+)), with translation MTVITGFNFIAGGRSAAGTLTLQSFDATSGEALPFAFHQATEAEVDAAARAAEAAYPSFRSLSAVRRAEFLDAIADELDALGDDFIATVCRETALPAARIQGERGRTSGQMRLFATVLRRGDFLGARIDRALPERKPLPRPDLRQCRMGVGPVAVFGASNFPLAFSTAGGDTAAALAAGCPVVFKAHSGHMATAEWVADAIVRAAEKTAMPAGVFNMIFGGGVGEWLVKHPAIQAVGFTGSLRGGRALCDMAAARPQPIPVFAEMSSINPVLLLPEALAVRGEQVAAELAASVTLGAGQFCTNPGLVIGIRSPAFTAFLQRFAAIMGDQPGQTLLNAGGLKSYCQGLEHLHRHPGISHLAGSRQEGGQAHPQLFKADARLLLDGDELLQEEVFGPATVVVEVADQDELSRALHGLRGQLTATLIAEPADLATFGGLTALLEQKAGRLLLNGYPTGVEVCDAMVHGGPYPATSDARGTSVGSLAIDRFLRPVCYQNYPDALLPDALKNANPLGIQRLVDGVSTREPL, from the coding sequence ATGACCGTCATCACCGGTTTCAACTTCATCGCGGGCGGCCGCAGCGCCGCCGGCACCCTTACCCTGCAGAGCTTCGACGCCACCAGCGGCGAGGCGCTGCCCTTTGCCTTCCACCAGGCCACCGAGGCGGAAGTGGACGCCGCCGCCCGTGCCGCCGAGGCGGCCTATCCGTCTTTCCGCAGCCTGTCCGCCGTCCGCCGTGCCGAGTTCCTCGATGCCATCGCCGATGAACTGGATGCCCTGGGCGACGATTTCATCGCCACCGTCTGCCGCGAAACCGCGCTGCCGGCCGCGCGCATCCAGGGCGAGCGCGGCCGCACCAGTGGCCAGATGCGCCTGTTCGCGACCGTGCTGCGTCGTGGTGATTTCCTCGGCGCCCGTATCGACCGCGCCCTGCCGGAGCGCAAGCCGCTGCCGCGTCCGGACCTGCGCCAGTGCCGCATGGGCGTCGGCCCGGTGGCGGTGTTCGGGGCCAGCAACTTTCCCCTGGCGTTCTCCACCGCCGGCGGCGACACCGCTGCCGCGCTGGCCGCCGGTTGCCCGGTGGTGTTCAAGGCCCACAGCGGCCATATGGCCACCGCCGAATGGGTCGCCGACGCCATCGTTCGCGCGGCGGAGAAGACCGCCATGCCGGCCGGCGTATTCAACATGATCTTCGGTGGCGGGGTCGGTGAATGGCTGGTCAAGCACCCCGCGATCCAGGCGGTCGGCTTCACCGGCTCCCTGCGCGGCGGCCGCGCGCTCTGCGACATGGCGGCGGCGCGGCCGCAGCCCATCCCGGTATTCGCGGAAATGAGCAGCATCAACCCCGTACTGCTCCTGCCCGAGGCCCTCGCGGTCCGTGGCGAGCAGGTGGCCGCCGAACTGGCCGCGTCCGTCACCCTGGGCGCCGGGCAGTTCTGCACCAACCCCGGCCTGGTGATCGGCATCCGCTCGCCGGCGTTCACCGCCTTTCTCCAGCGCTTCGCCGCCATCATGGGTGACCAGCCGGGCCAGACCCTGCTCAATGCCGGCGGCCTGAAGAGCTACTGCCAGGGTCTGGAACACCTGCACCGGCACCCGGGCATCTCGCACCTGGCCGGTTCGAGGCAGGAGGGTGGTCAGGCCCATCCCCAGCTGTTCAAGGCCGATGCGAGGCTGCTGCTGGATGGCGACGAGCTGTTGCAGGAGGAGGTCTTCGGCCCGGCCACCGTGGTGGTCGAGGTGGCCGACCAGGACGAGCTCAGCCGCGCCCTGCATGGGCTGCGGGGGCAGCTGACCGCCACCCTGATCGCCGAACCGGCGGACCTCGCGACCTTCGGCGGCCTGACGGCGCTGCTGGAGCAGAAGGCTGGCCGACTGTTGCTCAACGGGTATCCCACCGGCGTGGAGGTGTGCGATGCCATGGTCCATGGTGGACCCTATCCCGCCACCTCCGATGCCCGTGGCACTTCGGTGGGAAGCCTCGCCATCGACCGCTTCCTGCGCCCGGTGTGCTACCAGAACTACCCGGACGCGCTGCTGCCGGATGCCCTGAAGAACGCCAACCCGCTGGGTATCCAGCGGCTGGTGGACGGGGTGAGCACGCGGGAGCCGCTCTGA
- the araD1 gene encoding AraD1 family protein encodes MRLIQFETAEGLRQVGLIEGEQVQRVRNATSTRALALDAIAAGRNLRDEVLARGTEPGPAYRELLETGRVLPPLDHPDPAHCLVSGTGLTHLGSASTRDRMHQQKAQDDATLTDTMRMFKWGVEGGKPGAGKVGAQPEWFYKGDGGIVVRPGADFPLPAFAEDAGEEPELVGLYVIGADGRPYRLGYALGNEFSDHVLERRSYLYLAHSKLRFCAYGPELRVGELPAHLAGKSRIRRAGEVIWEKEFLSGEDNMCHSLENLEYHHFKYAQFLRPGDVHVHYFGTATLSFADGIQARPGDRFEIEMPEFGAPLVNGIALDPEHLAPGAVRSL; translated from the coding sequence ATGAGACTGATCCAGTTCGAGACCGCCGAGGGCCTGCGTCAGGTGGGCCTGATCGAGGGCGAGCAGGTGCAACGGGTGCGCAACGCCACCAGCACCCGTGCCCTGGCCCTGGACGCCATCGCCGCCGGCCGCAACCTCCGGGACGAAGTGCTGGCCCGTGGCACCGAGCCCGGCCCGGCCTACCGCGAACTGCTGGAAACCGGCCGCGTGCTGCCGCCGCTGGACCACCCGGACCCGGCCCATTGCCTGGTCAGCGGCACCGGCCTGACCCACCTGGGCAGCGCCTCCACCCGCGACAGGATGCACCAGCAGAAGGCCCAGGACGACGCGACCCTGACCGACACCATGCGCATGTTCAAGTGGGGCGTGGAAGGCGGAAAACCCGGTGCCGGCAAGGTCGGTGCGCAGCCGGAGTGGTTCTACAAGGGAGACGGCGGCATCGTCGTCCGCCCGGGTGCCGACTTCCCCCTGCCGGCCTTCGCCGAGGATGCCGGGGAGGAGCCCGAACTGGTGGGGCTCTACGTCATCGGCGCGGACGGCCGGCCCTATCGCCTGGGCTACGCCCTGGGCAACGAGTTCTCCGACCACGTGCTGGAGCGCCGCAGTTACCTGTACCTGGCCCACTCCAAGTTGCGCTTCTGCGCCTATGGACCCGAGTTGCGGGTCGGCGAGCTTCCCGCGCACCTCGCGGGCAAGAGCCGTATTCGCCGGGCGGGCGAGGTGATCTGGGAGAAGGAGTTCCTCTCCGGCGAGGACAACATGTGCCACAGCCTGGAGAACCTGGAGTACCACCACTTCAAGTACGCCCAGTTCCTGCGGCCGGGGGATGTCCACGTGCATTACTTCGGCACCGCGACCCTGTCCTTCGCCGATGGCATCCAGGCCCGGCCGGGCGACCGGTTCGAGATCGAGATGCCCGAGTTCGGCGCTCCTCTGGTCAACGGCATCGCACTGGACCCGGAACACCTGGCGCCCGGCGCCGTGCGCAGCCTCTGA
- a CDS encoding LysR family transcriptional regulator yields MIASLPALVSRLRLKQLRLLIALDEQGSLHKAAEQVAITQPGATKALNEIEAAFGMRLFNRTSQGLEANDLGRCAIRYARLIHTDLAHLREEMIGILQGQGGRLSVGVVMGAVPLLVRSLARLQQAQPELSVEVVEDTSARLLGLIDQGRLDLAICRTSVSPRPDAYDCHELYQERLRVVANPAHPQVSAERLELRDLADSRWVVYPANMPMRLVLEREFSQAGLDFPRYPLETASTFTTLMLLRQERDLVALMPREVAEVAIDTGSVAALPLQLRSRSEPFSLVSRRGAPLSAPARLLSQALESESTAPSGD; encoded by the coding sequence ATGATCGCCTCCCTCCCCGCCCTGGTATCCCGCCTGCGCCTGAAGCAGTTACGGCTCCTCATCGCCCTGGACGAGCAGGGTTCGCTGCACAAGGCCGCCGAGCAGGTGGCCATCACCCAGCCGGGCGCCACCAAGGCCTTGAACGAGATCGAGGCGGCCTTCGGCATGCGACTGTTCAACCGCACCAGCCAGGGCCTGGAAGCCAACGACCTGGGACGTTGCGCCATCCGCTACGCGCGGCTGATCCATACCGACCTGGCGCACCTGCGGGAAGAGATGATCGGCATTCTCCAGGGCCAGGGCGGGCGTCTCTCGGTGGGTGTCGTCATGGGTGCGGTGCCGCTGCTGGTGCGCAGCCTGGCGCGGCTGCAACAGGCCCAGCCGGAGCTGTCGGTGGAGGTGGTGGAGGACACCAGCGCGCGGTTGCTCGGGTTGATCGACCAGGGCCGCCTGGACCTGGCCATCTGCCGCACCAGCGTCAGCCCGAGGCCGGATGCCTACGACTGCCACGAGCTGTACCAGGAACGCTTGCGGGTCGTCGCCAACCCGGCCCATCCCCAGGTTTCGGCGGAGCGGCTGGAGCTGCGGGACCTGGCCGACAGCCGCTGGGTGGTCTACCCGGCCAACATGCCCATGCGCCTGGTGCTGGAGCGTGAATTCAGCCAGGCGGGCCTGGACTTTCCGCGTTATCCCCTGGAGACCGCCTCCACCTTCACCACCCTGATGCTGCTGCGGCAGGAGCGCGACCTGGTGGCGCTGATGCCCCGGGAAGTGGCGGAGGTGGCCATCGACACCGGCAGCGTGGCCGCCCTGCCCCTGCAACTGCGCTCCCGCAGCGAACCCTTCTCCCTGGTCAGCCGCCGAGGCGCGCCGCTGTCGGCGCCGGCGCGATTGCTGAGCCAGGCCCTGGAATCCGAAAGCACCGCCCCATCCGGCGACTGA
- a CDS encoding 5-carboxymethyl-2-hydroxymuconate Delta-isomerase has translation MPHLVIEYSANLHGFDAATTLAACNGFLADTGHFGEADIKSRVVRHEHFLVGTRAEGRGFVHATLWLLSGRPENVKQALSRGVLEALQASFAKPEGMDVQLSVQLQDMERSTYAKAFL, from the coding sequence ATGCCCCATCTCGTCATCGAATACAGCGCCAACCTCCACGGCTTCGACGCCGCCACCACCCTCGCCGCCTGCAATGGCTTCCTCGCCGACACCGGCCACTTCGGCGAGGCCGATATCAAGAGCCGCGTGGTGCGCCACGAGCACTTCCTGGTGGGCACCCGGGCCGAGGGCCGGGGCTTCGTCCATGCCACCTTGTGGTTGCTTTCCGGCCGGCCCGAAAACGTCAAGCAGGCCCTATCCCGTGGGGTGCTGGAGGCCCTGCAAGCCAGTTTCGCGAAGCCTGAGGGCATGGACGTCCAGCTCAGCGTGCAGCTGCAGGACATGGAGCGCTCGACCTACGCCAAGGCGTTTCTCTAG
- a CDS encoding DUF1615 domain-containing protein — translation MTHYASRFAILAALLALAACGTQGPRETVPTPSEVRAKLVRLIPAKVPDRQGWAADIQAAFTARDIAPSDSNLCAVLAVIEQESTYQVDPPVPGLGRIARDEIQRRAGRLHVPALLVNAALGLKSPNGKTYQQRLAGARTEKELSAIFDDFIGMVPLGQRLFGTFNPVHTGGPMQVSIAFAEANAREYPYPVSGTVRQEVFTRRGGLYFGIAHLLGYPAHYSKPLYRFADFNAGWYASRNAAFQQAVSRVSGIELALDGDLVIHGSSKAGATELAVRALKRQLDMSDSAIRRDLLKGDSLDFEETDLHERVFALADRQQGRRQPREAMPGIDLKSPKITRKLTTAWFATRVDGRYQNCLKRAGAR, via the coding sequence ATGACCCATTACGCCTCCCGCTTCGCCATCCTCGCCGCGCTGCTGGCGCTCGCCGCCTGCGGCACCCAGGGCCCACGGGAGACGGTGCCGACGCCGTCCGAAGTGCGCGCCAAGCTGGTTCGCCTGATACCGGCCAAGGTGCCGGATCGCCAGGGCTGGGCCGCCGATATCCAGGCGGCCTTCACCGCCCGTGACATCGCCCCCAGCGACAGCAACCTCTGCGCGGTCCTGGCGGTGATCGAGCAGGAATCCACCTACCAGGTGGACCCGCCGGTCCCGGGGCTGGGCCGGATCGCCCGGGACGAGATCCAGCGGCGCGCCGGCCGCCTGCACGTGCCGGCCCTCCTGGTGAATGCCGCCCTGGGGCTCAAGTCACCCAATGGCAAGACCTACCAGCAGCGGCTGGCTGGAGCGCGTACGGAAAAGGAACTGAGTGCCATCTTCGACGACTTCATCGGCATGGTGCCCCTGGGTCAGCGGCTGTTCGGCACCTTCAACCCGGTACACACCGGTGGCCCGATGCAGGTCAGCATCGCCTTCGCCGAAGCCAATGCCAGGGAGTATCCCTATCCGGTGTCGGGCACCGTTCGCCAGGAGGTGTTCACCCGGCGCGGCGGCCTCTATTTCGGCATCGCCCACCTGCTGGGCTACCCGGCCCATTACAGCAAGCCGCTCTATCGCTTCGCCGACTTCAATGCCGGCTGGTACGCCAGTCGCAACGCCGCCTTCCAGCAGGCGGTGAGCCGTGTCTCGGGCATCGAACTGGCCCTGGACGGCGACCTGGTGATCCATGGCTCCAGCAAGGCCGGCGCCACCGAACTGGCGGTGCGTGCCCTGAAAAGGCAACTGGACATGAGCGATTCCGCCATCCGCCGCGATCTCCTCAAGGGCGACAGCCTGGATTTCGAGGAGACCGATCTCCATGAGCGCGTTTTCGCGCTGGCGGACCGTCAACAGGGGCGGCGCCAACCCCGGGAAGCCATGCCCGGAATCGACCTGAAAAGCCCGAAGATCACCCGCAAGCTGACGACCGCCTGGTTCGCCACGCGGGTGGACGGGCGCTACCAGAACTGCCTGAAGCGGGCCGGGGCGAGATGA
- a CDS encoding gamma-glutamyl-gamma-aminobutyrate hydrolase family protein, which produces MSNSNIGNKKQTTRKPVVLMSMGAQERKGHDYQVMTHKYITPLVEISECVPVLVPTCCGIEDLEQYLDMADGLYLTGAGSNIDPTLYGQENLTPEKGQDKDRDNFDLPLIRAAIARGLPIFGICRGMQEINVALGGDMHQKLYAEPGFNDHRENPEDPVAVQYAPVHSVRVQANSWLHKTLGTDTIQVNSLHGQGLKTLGKGIEAIAHAEDGLVEAIHAPSLSPFLFAVQWHPEWQAAQNPDSVKIFQAFGEACRRQVEGKARGKTFHNAA; this is translated from the coding sequence ATGTCCAACAGCAACATTGGCAATAAGAAACAGACCACTCGTAAACCGGTCGTCCTGATGTCCATGGGCGCCCAGGAACGCAAGGGCCACGACTACCAAGTGATGACCCACAAATACATCACCCCGCTGGTAGAAATCTCCGAATGCGTGCCGGTCCTCGTACCCACCTGCTGCGGTATCGAAGACCTCGAGCAGTACCTCGACATGGCTGACGGCCTGTACCTCACCGGTGCCGGCAGCAACATCGACCCGACCCTCTACGGCCAGGAAAACCTGACCCCGGAAAAGGGCCAGGACAAGGATCGCGACAACTTCGACCTGCCCCTGATCCGTGCCGCCATCGCCCGTGGCCTGCCCATCTTCGGCATCTGCCGTGGCATGCAGGAAATCAACGTGGCCCTGGGTGGCGACATGCACCAGAAGCTCTATGCCGAACCCGGCTTCAACGACCACCGCGAGAACCCGGAAGACCCGGTCGCCGTGCAGTACGCCCCCGTCCACAGCGTGCGCGTCCAGGCCAACAGCTGGCTGCACAAGACCCTGGGCACCGACACCATCCAGGTGAACTCGCTGCATGGCCAGGGCCTCAAGACCCTGGGCAAGGGCATCGAAGCCATCGCCCATGCCGAAGACGGCCTGGTGGAAGCCATCCATGCACCGAGCCTCTCCCCCTTCCTCTTCGCGGTGCAATGGCACCCGGAATGGCAGGCGGCGCAGAACCCCGACTCGGTGAAGATCTTCCAGGCCTTCGGCGAAGCCTGTCGCAGGCAGGTGGAGGGCAAGGCCCGGGGAAAGACCTTCCATAACGCGGCCTGA
- a CDS encoding YeeE/YedE thiosulfate transporter family protein, whose product MILLASVALALLMGFAVQRGGTCLVAALEEVVQKHRWDRLRALLETSLWVLGGFVLLRAFDRLPEVPMGYPLHGYAALGGALLGLGAFINGGCAFGVVARIGSGQWAWLATPPGFLAGFALAGPGLGMDAMPVAIPEWLRQVPIALVPLIIAVLVARLGWLVWNRYNGNVAASAWSPHHATLVIGVSFLLLFVCVGAWAYTDILAELATGRFMELGLRGLLLPALFAGALLGGWTAGLWQHRWPRPLMVLRCLVGGVLMGLGSSLVPGGNDSLILFGMPLLWPNAWLAFACMCGVALSALWLASRWGLNR is encoded by the coding sequence ATGATCCTGCTGGCGAGCGTGGCCCTGGCGCTGCTCATGGGGTTTGCCGTGCAGCGTGGCGGCACCTGCCTGGTGGCCGCCCTGGAGGAGGTGGTGCAGAAGCACCGCTGGGATCGCCTGAGGGCGTTGCTGGAAACCTCCCTCTGGGTGCTGGGCGGCTTCGTCCTCCTGCGGGCGTTCGACCGTCTGCCCGAGGTGCCCATGGGCTACCCGTTGCACGGGTACGCGGCGCTGGGCGGTGCCTTGCTGGGGCTTGGGGCCTTCATCAACGGAGGCTGCGCCTTCGGCGTGGTGGCGCGCATCGGCTCCGGCCAGTGGGCCTGGCTGGCGACGCCTCCGGGCTTTCTCGCGGGGTTCGCCCTCGCCGGGCCGGGGCTGGGAATGGACGCCATGCCGGTGGCGATTCCCGAGTGGCTGCGGCAGGTGCCCATCGCCCTGGTTCCGCTCATCATCGCGGTGCTGGTGGCGCGCCTGGGCTGGCTGGTCTGGAATCGCTACAACGGCAACGTCGCCGCCAGTGCCTGGTCGCCCCATCACGCCACCCTCGTCATCGGTGTGAGTTTCCTGCTGCTGTTCGTCTGCGTCGGAGCCTGGGCCTACACGGACATCCTCGCGGAACTGGCCACCGGTCGCTTCATGGAACTGGGGCTGCGGGGATTGCTGTTGCCTGCGCTGTTCGCCGGTGCCCTGCTGGGGGGCTGGACTGCTGGTCTCTGGCAGCATCGCTGGCCGCGTCCTCTGATGGTGCTCAGGTGTCTTGTCGGTGGTGTGCTGATGGGGCTGGGTTCCAGCCTGGTGCCCGGGGGCAACGACAGCCTGATCCTGTTCGGCATGCCGCTGCTCTGGCCCAACGCCTGGCTGGCTTTCGCCTGCATGTGCGGGGTGGCGCTGTCCGCCTTGTGGCTGGCGAGTCGCTGGGGCCTCAACCGCTGA
- a CDS encoding GNAT family N-acetyltransferase encodes MTLSIRPARAEDAQQILDFIIELAIYEKAGHEVIASVEDIRRTLFAENAPSRALICLKDDRPIGYAVYFYSYSTWLGRNGIYLEDLYITPDQRGSGAGRRLLREIAREARANDCGRLEWSVLDWNQPAIDFYRSIGALPQDEWVRYRLDGEALQRFAEGAD; translated from the coding sequence TTGACCCTCTCGATCCGCCCCGCCCGCGCCGAAGACGCCCAGCAGATCCTCGACTTCATCATCGAGCTGGCGATCTACGAGAAGGCCGGCCATGAAGTCATCGCCAGCGTCGAGGACATCCGCCGCACCCTGTTCGCCGAGAACGCCCCCTCCCGGGCGCTGATCTGCCTGAAGGACGACCGCCCCATCGGCTATGCCGTCTACTTCTACAGCTACTCCACCTGGCTGGGACGCAACGGCATCTACCTGGAAGACCTCTACATCACCCCGGACCAGCGCGGCTCGGGTGCCGGCCGCCGCCTGCTGCGGGAAATCGCCCGGGAGGCCCGCGCCAACGATTGCGGCCGCCTGGAATGGAGCGTGCTGGACTGGAACCAGCCGGCCATCGACTTCTACCGTTCCATCGGCGCGCTGCCCCAGGACGAGTGGGTGCGCTACCGCCTGGACGGCGAGGCCCTGCAGCGATTCGCGGAAGGCGCCGACTGA